The DNA segment TCTGGGTCCGAGTGAGATTCTCGAAAGCACAACTGATGAATGTGATGTTTATCAAAATCTGAACACTAAACTCAGCAAAATACCAATGGATCCCAGTTCTGGTGAACGTTTTTGCCAAACAGATATTCACAGAGACATGTAAACTGCAGGGAGGTTTACTCACTTCCTTGCTAATCACAATCTACCAAACAAATAAGGCCTCGGCAATGTGTCACACTTATGACTCAAGTTCCAGTTCCCATTGTGGGAATGTGGCATCACTCTCCTAGAAAGTATTAAACAAACATGAAGCCTAAGAACACAGTGGCTGTTTGCCCTTGTGAAAATTTAACCTGGGTTCTTTTCCCCTATTCATTTACATTGACAGAAATACAGCTATTTCGAATGAGTTCAGCGTCTTCATGCCATTGCCTTGGACTACCTTTATCTGTGccatcactcagaacaagagaATAATAATTTTCATTAAGAGCACTAAAATATTCACAGCTTTGATGAACAAAACATTTGTTCTTTTAATTAGTTTATTAGAATACTCATTATTGATAGATGATATCCAAATGTCCTTGCCAGGTGTCTTTCCATAAATTATGGAGGAAGGTAGGTGAAAGTCGCTGGcccattttccattattctaGACTATTAGTAAAATGTGAAATTAATTGAACGGCTAATACTTTGCTCAGTCTTGAACTTTGCATCAACTTTGGAAGACCGTACCAGAGTACTTAAGTCACGACAATGTGtagtttctttgtttacaaagTTTCAAGTTGGCTGAAGATGTAGAACTTGTCATGTCAATGCAGGTTCTTGATTCAGAGTTGTCCTTCTTGGATCCTTCTAAATGTGTCTCTATGGATGATACAGGACAGGTGGACACTGTGTCATAGTAAGTGCATTCCAGCCATGAGTGCGGTAAGCATTGGAATACTTATCGTTCTCCTTCTGGCATCTGAAGTCCTGCGAGCATGCATCACTGAAAATACTGCATTGGTGTGATTTGTTGGAACCTCTATATTACAAATCATCCCTTCACAGCAGGAAACACACTCCTGTAAATAAAAGGAAGATGACAGGTGAAGCATTCACTGAAGACACACATAGTACAGCATACTGTAAGTTCCTTTGGCAGACAGGTCCCTATGATAAGCTGCTAGAGTACATGGAAAAATATAGCTCTCATATATTTCACACAAAGACAGCAGTGGGTGTCTGAGCAAATAGTTCATAATTATCAAAGGTCCGTCAATTCATCAAAAACTGATGTCAGAATTGCTAATGGATATTATACCCATGAATGGAAGACATTTTGCTCATTTAAATGGCTGTTTACTCTTGTACTTTTCCTACTAGTGCACACTGAGGTCTTGTAGAGATTCAGGGTTGGATTTCTTTGCCCTGGATGGTTTGGAGTAATTCTCTACAGTAGGCACcaacatttatgtgcacaaatgttTACAAtacagtgttattctataagtatGCACATACTGTATCTTCAGTAGTGCAGTTTACagatgggcagagagtaggcagggCACAAAGTTATTTATGTATTTCTATTTAACTcatacttttttcagtagtagctcacgtTGAGTtgacattcaggtacattaggtatttatatatgccacctgcaagcccaaaatctatcaaagcaatgtacatttaggtacactaggcatttttctgtccctgtaAAGCTCATAATTTAATTtgttacctgagacaatggaaaaTTATatcacttgcccaagatcacaaaagtAGCCGCAGGATTTGCCAGCCTAGTGCTCTAAGCACTAAGATATTCCTCCACACCATTATGTGCATGTCACTGAAACTTAGAGCTGGAGTAAATGTGtgcctatggctggtgtaagagcTCAACCCTAAGTGTATGAACACAGTAAAtctagtattccataaagaaaagtaggtccCTAGCAGGCTTATTCTCGaaagaaaaggatgcccatctttcgacacaaatcgggtcggcaaaatcggcataatcaaaagccgattttgggcgtcctcaattgctttccatcgcggggatgaccagagTTCACGGGAGCATGTCAGAagagtagcgaaggcggaactggggcgtgcttaacatatgggcgtcattggccgataatggaaaaaagaagggcgtccctgacgagcacttggccaactttacttggtccattttttcttgcgaccaagcctcagaaaggtgcctgaactgaccagatgaccaccagagggaatcggggatgacctcctcttactcccccagtggtcactaaccccctcccaccttaaaatatttttttgccagcctctatgccagcctcaaatgtcatacccacctccctgacagcagtaagcaggtccctggagcagttttagtgggtgcagtgcacttcagccaggcggacccaggcccatcccccctacctgttacacttgtggtggtaaatatgagccctccaaaacccactgtacccacatgtaggtaccccccttcatttcttagggctatggtactggtgtacagttgtgggaaatgggttttgagggggggagttggggggctcagcacccaaagtaagggagctatgcacctgggagaaatttctgaagtccactgcagtgccccctagggtgcctggttggtgtcctggcatgtcagggggaccagtgccctatgaattctggctcctcccacaaccaaagggcttggaattggtcgtttttgagatgggcattttcggtttccattatggccaaaaaccggggatgaccatctctaaggtcgaccatctctaaggtcgacctaaatgttgagatttgggcgtccccgaccgtattatcgaaacgaaagatggacacccatcttgttttgataatacgggtttccccaccccttcgctgggtcgtcctcaggaaaacttgggcgccccgttcgattatgcccctccattttcctttataaataggctcctaccaggtgccctcTGGGTGCTTATTTATAGGTGCacaattataaaattaccttctatgggagcaattctataagtgggttccctccttttaggcatcccaatgccacatgctgacagcctattctataacagcaatagaggcagactgaatttcagtttcagcaCCGAAACCGACATGAAATCTGGATTTGGGTGTCAAAAATGCCCATGCATTTTCAGTGGAAACTGAAACCATAGCCCCTGCCCTCCTGCCACCATGCCTCCCCCGGCTGCCAACCAACTTCGCCCTCTCCCCCCTTCTGTAGGCCATCCCCAAGCCTACCTTCAAaaagccctagtggtctagtggcctgttTTGCGGCAGGAGCACCCctgagttgctcctgccctcactGGCTGCATTGTCAAAACGGCATGAGTGACTTCTTGCAGCAACCTTGTGAGACTGCCACGGTAGGCCGCGGCTTccattttggaattggaggcGGCGTAAGCAATTCCAAAATGGCAGTTGCAATCTCCCACAGTCTCATGTGGCTGCAGCAGGAAGACGCAGCCATCATTTGACAATGCAGCCAGCGGGGGCAGGAGTAACTCAAGAttctcctgccccaaagaggcccctAGACCATCAGGGCTTTTAGAAAGTAAGCCTAAAGAGGGCCTACAGAGGGGTGGGGTAAAACAGTGAAGTTAGTGGGAGGCCTGGAAGGGGGCACAGTTTTCTgtcagggcaggaggagggaggctgACTCAGGGGGACAGGCTTGTGGTGGTAGCAGGGGTGGGGCCACAGTTTCAGTTTTAGTCATCCTCTaaaacagcatctgggcacctgattctgttatagaatactatcagtcgCACCAGCCTTTGACCTGATGTCATCATTCTAAAGTAAATGtagcagttgtgcatgtaactgaCAATCTTCTGTAAATTACACATGCAAGTGCAgcactgcccatgcccctcccatgcttcacccatgtgAATGCTCCCTTGCCTTTACACACTATTCCACTTATGCATGCCCTTACAGAAAAGTGCTCAAACTTGATGCATTTATGTATTCAAGTGGTGTGTACATGCAGGCGCTCGGTTATAGGACTGCTCTTTATCCCCCTCATTCTCTAAAATCAGGTGCCATGTGTATGTagatgttataaaatactagcacatacGTGTATgttatgcacacatacacacagaagtATGAGCTCTGCATGCAGCAGTATTCAATAATGTAAGCAAACAACTGCTTTACCATGCAAATGAGAGGGGTGGGGGGTAATAcgtgtgggcagagcatgggtgggtcacttAGGTACGCCAATTTACACCTGCCGTAGACCTGGCAAAAGTGGGCATGCcgactaagctagtattctataatggaatctgggtgcagCTGGATGCAAAGTTTTCTCAATGAGCTCTTCCCCACAAAGAGTGCATATGGAGAAATTAGAGAAAGAAAATTGAGTTAGctatttatcaggatttatttactacctttttgacgAAATTCAAAGTATAAACCCCAGATGTAAGCAATGGACATTTACAGAGTAAAAATATATTCAAACAGTacacataaaggggcataatcgaacggaaacgtctatctccatgggcgtttatctccgagaacgggtccgtgaaggggcggaccgaagcgtattttcgaaaaacatggacgttatctttttttgagctgggcgtatttgtttttcagtgataatggaaaccgaaagcgcccagctcaaaaacgaataactccaagacatttattcgtgggaggggccaggattcgtagtgcactggttcccctcacatgccaggacaccaaccgggcaccctagggggcacttttacaaaaaaaaaaaacaaagtaaaacagctcccaggtgcatagcacccttcccttgtgtgttgagccccccaaatccccctcaaaacccactgcccacaagtctacaccattactatagccctaaggggtgaaggggggcacctacatgtgggtacagtgggtttggggggcggtttggagggctcccatttaccagcacaagtgtaacaggtggggggggatgggcctgggtccacctgcctgaagtccactgcaccccctaataactgctccagggacctgcatactgctgccagggaggtgggtatgacatattttgtggtgggagggggtttgtgaccactgggggagtcaggggaggtcatccccgattccctccagtggtcatctggtcatttagggcactttttggggccttattcgtggaaaaacagggtccaggaaaagtgccctagattctcgctaaaaacgcacatttttttcccattatcggcgaaaggcgcccatctctgatcgcccgataaccaagccccagttccgccttcaccacgccttcgacacgcccccatcaactttgtccgcatccgtgacggagtgcagttgaaaacgtccaaattcggctttcgattataccgctttattcgtttttgtgagataaacgtctatctcccgatttgggtcacaatataggcgttttttctatttcgattataagcaggatagtggcatAGTTTGCTACttataatacacaataaaacatcttaagatAGCAAAGGAGACCAACGGAGATTGAACATAGTACTCGGCATGTGATATTGAGGTGTTGAAATTgtgacacccagttatagaatcctctccccccccccccccccccccccaatatgttgTCCAACCAGAAATGGGAGTCAGACTGTCTAGTTTTCAGATTCTTGTCATGGGCAAGTGAAATACTTGTAGAGTACAGGGCTCTGGTgatgaaattttatttatttgttgcatttgtatcccacattttcccacctatttgcaggctcaatgtggcttacatagtaccatgatggtgatcgccaattccggtatgagaaatacagagtggtattgcgttagagttcaagAGTGGTATTGTAAATTAAGTAGAGGAGTTGAGTTTTGTCCAGCTCCATTataggttttgttgtgttgcatgtTTCTGGAAATGGAAGACAAAGCGAAGGACTGGCTGCTaacaaataaatatgtatgatTTACTTGCTACGTGGACAGTCCCCAATAAAAGAGGATATACTGCCTGGCTAACACAAGGGCCCTGGATAAATGGGATGGCTTGGATACACACCCTTGCAATGCAAagaaaacacagaaaataaaattacagatcaCCTACAAAGAACACAAAGAAAATTCCTGTTATTCTATCTTACctgtctgtatgttccatctctgCTTGTGTCcttctattaagatgttttaatgtgtattctgTTGACATCGTAAGTTTGTTCCTATGCCATAATGTGTACCGTTTGAATACTTTTAAtgctgaaattgtctattgcttatgtccaGCTTATTCTTTGAATTATAAAGGCAGtgaataaatacatttcattaactAATTACTCCATATGCATTCTTTGTGAGAACTCATTAAGAAAGCAATGGATCCATTTGTCTGTCAGTCTTGACGAGCATACAACAGCCTCTCTCTGCGTCCAGGTTGGAGAGGAGGACTCGCAAAAGTATGTTGTGGGAACTTTCACCATTAAACTCTGTGAAGAAGGTTTATACACAAAGGCAAACATATCTTAAAATGTTTGCCTCTCACACACAAAGGCACAGTTCTGATGGAATAAGTCAGTAGCCAGTATTTCATATTCCATTTGTAGTTCGGTGCACAAACGAAATGACTGGATACTGAACAGGTATGGTTGCTACCCTCAGAAACTCTGGGGTAGGCAATCAAAAGGATTGAATTGGGTAGGAAGGCTCCTACTCTGTTAAATCTCACTGGCCAGCAAATATTCAGTAGTACATAACTGGCTagtgccagggccgctgagagactaagccaggcctggggaaggccgacccccccccccccacacacacacacacacacaccaaacatGATCATTgtcgctgctccccccccccccccccccccagattgctgCCGCAACTGCAttgtaaataccttggctggcgatgAGGCCCCACCAGCAAAAGACGTTTCGCCGGCACTGTCTCTTCactctgccgattgcctgcccttgcgtctgctttttctctcagcacGTGCTCGGTTTCAAATCGAGCATGCGCCGAGaagaaaagcagccgcttggcatTGGCAAacaatgggcagagtgaagagcagcgctggagtaagacctgcagtgtctgctcctccgggttcctcccctgcctccaaggggggcctggcactggagttttctctctcctgctcctgttgggatgcaatcacctgggtcctgccaggagcaggagagagagaccctggccaGGGCCAAGGGAATTTTGaccacccctctcggcggccctggctagtGCTATGGAGTATGGCCTCTGACCTGCGGCGTTATTCAATTAGTGTCGAGTCAGCCCGAGGACGGAATGAGGATGGAGCTGGCACTTAGCTTCTTAGCGGTGATTCTAATTCTGCTAACCGAGTAGCTGCCCAGATAAAATTAAAACAGCAAAAAGTGTGTCCTAATTTCATCCAGTCAATTAtccaggcactggtctgaatactgACCATATCCTGAGAACTTCCGGTGGTCACCTATGGCCCGGAGttgtcccagcattgaatatacagaTCAGATTCAACCTGCAGAAATCAGCACCTTGAAATTTGCTGACCGCCGTGGGCTCAGAATCGGGGAGTCTGGTCCTCTCAGTGTAACAGAGTGCCACTCCTAACATATTACAGTCTCTGAATgaatatatttctgtttacaaACTTTGATGCTTACCGTGTGCCCAGAGTCCCTGTAGTGGTGACATCCCACAGGATGACACTCCTCCTTCGTGGCACATTTTTTGGTAACAGACCTACTCCTTCCGTGACTTGCAAAATGATGAACTGTCAAACAATACTTTGTATCTGCATAGAAAAGCAAAACATTGTTTTTCTTGCacaagctacattgagcctgcaaaaaggtgggataatgtgggatacaaatgcaataaataaaataaataattcttgGCATGCACTGTGTAGTCGGATTTTATTAACTATCAGAGAACAATAAATCCATCAAACAAATGTGCTATCCTCTGAGATCATCAAACAAGCATTTCCAAACGCTGTTTTCAGGCTGCATCCGATAAGGTTATTTTAAGAAGCGTTTGCGTGCCACAGTGATGGCTGTATGACTCAAAAGAtgactttgcaaaataaaagtaGCTCAAAGGCATGAATGTGGCACACCATGCCGTGACAAGAACCCAAAATTCTGGTGTGAAGTTTCTCTCCAGGTCAGCAGTATTGTGAAGCCTCAATGATTTCAATGACAGAAATGAGTGAAGGACCAGCAGGGGAATTTATGGAACTTATACTTATTCTCACTCAAGAATGTACAGAGTTTTGTAAACTGACAAGATGGATGGGGGACAAGAGAAATGTTATGTTACGTTCCACCAAATTTCTATTCGCAGGTACCTTAAcagttctatgtggattacaCAAATTCAAGACGACTGGATAAGCAAGCATTCCAGGAATTACAATGCACTCGCCAAGCAGGATCTAATATAACTAGCAATACATACTGTGAGATAAATGTTTtcaaaattttcctaaaatactaaATAATCAGGGATTAATCAAAATCTTGAGATGGCAGTGAATTCCAAACTAAAACTGCCCGATATTTACCATATATACTTGACCATAAACTGAGATTTTTGGACTTACTGGTCCTCCTCCCTCCTTCTTGCAGTGACCGGcacatttttctctcctcttcccccttccccaacaGTGCACATTGCCTCTAAGCTACCGCTGACACAGAATTACGGTAACTGCAAGCACAGCTGGTGCAGGGCCACTTGAGCATGTAATGTCAGCATGCTAGGTGAATAACACTTCCACACCCAGGAAAACAAATAAATATCCTTGCTTAGGGTGTACAGATGACAAAACTAGCACAGAACGCTTCAGCCTGATCTGCACTAGGCCATTTTTCCTCAGTTACGCACACATTAGCGCttaacacagcttggtaaagggccCCCAGTAAACAGATTGCTATTTTGAGTTTAGCACATGCCCATCACTAAGTCTTTGTCTCATTATAATTATTTATGTACAACAAAACAAAGTAATGGCATAGTCTAGTAGCTTGAGAAAATGAACAATTTAAAAATGTCAGCACAATGGAGGTTTTTGGGCTATCCAGGTCCCTTCTTTGTGGTCACATCTTATGAAGGGACCTTTGTGGTGTCAATACTCATGTTCTAGAATTCTTAGGTTAGTCAATAaggactaggttctatatatggtcccTGAAAATCGgcgccaaaaatatttccacctaggcatattatgtaagccgcgtctagatttaggtgcggtttatagggTTATAGACTATacctagcagccatgcctgcgcctaactctaggtgcttccatttacgccaaataaaacttggtgtaaaaaaacggcatctaaattaggcatggagcaggtgtattctatagcccTGTGTGTAGTTTTTACGAGTTTATTGTgttaatacaatcatccaggtcctggcacacagcaGGGAGGAAATGACAGACAAGGAGGTTTTCATCCAACTCCGTGCGACAgactgaggaaggaagggggcaggggtAGCAGCCCGAATGTTGGGGGGCACGGCACGACGGTGGTGTAGTTTGGGGcggtcttgtcccgggcccggctgcATCTCTTGGCAGAGATGTATCTGTATAGTATCTGTATGTATCTGTATAGTACTATGTACATCTGTTATGTGCTATACAAATCATGATAATAGTGATTTTTCTGGATGAAAGTGTAACACTTACTCGGAGGACACCAtttatcttcagcccatctgtTGCAGTTGTAATTATCTACTGCATTTTCACAGGTAAAACACTTAAAGCTGTTTGGGAAAGGGGTAGctttgagaaaaaaaacagagatatgattattattttattgtcatttaacatttttaaattcAAAATTGAATGCAGCATATATTGTAAAGTACACTTCTTAAAATGCTGAGGTTGAAAACAGCTGTAGCCACATTAGCAAATTCCACAGTTGCTACCAGTAGCTGTTTATTAAAGCACTATATAGAAATAACAGGTAGCATTACTAAGCTATGCATTATGTTTCAATACAGGAAAACATTATtctgcaaataatgagcaaatTATAAAGCAAAAGGGTGTGGTCACAGTGAAATAAAGTAGTTCTCATTGTTTCAATGCAATGCAATTTCAGTTAGTTTTATAAAGTGAGCGCTAAAATTTTATGGGCCAATTATGCTTGTAAATGATTAGaacaatatcaggcttattttcgaaagagaagggtgcccatcttccgacacaaatcgggagatgggcatccttcgctcagggtcgcccaaatcggcttttAAAGCATATTCCTTTGAAAGCTACATATTTATTTCCTGGCAACCTTATACACACTTTACAACAGGCTCTGTGTTCAGCGAGCCTTTGTAAATATTTGAGAATTGGGCTTGTCCTAACCTGCCCTGACTTGGTTCTTCCCAAGACGCCCTATGCAAAGTTCTGAGGCACTCCCTCGGTTGCATGTCTAATAAGGTACTACAAGAACAGTAAAACTCAAAGTGCAGTGGTATTTATTATTAGCCTCTGAAATTCCTAAAATTAACTGTCAGATTTATGAATGTAGTGGTTTTGTTGGGATAACAGGGGAGATGAACTGAGTGCACAAACCTGCAAGCCACTTTCCCTGCACATCAATGCACCACGTCCCTAGTCTTGGCccatgacaaataaataaataaataaaataaataaactagcaaGCTCTTCTGAAGCATTTTTGGATTTCGGCCCAGTTTGTAAAATTTATCACGTTTGGATAAAAGTTCCTTGGTGTCAACGTGCAAAAAGATCTTTTGTTTGCACATTTtttccatgatttttttttcctgtcaaaTGTTGTAGCAGATTGTATTTGACCACACTGCATGAATTAAAAATTATGCAAGCAGACCAAGCAAAAAAGGTGAATCTCCCATACATCAGAAAATGGGGGAAAACAGCTGAAACTTAAGCCCACAGGTAAAGACCAAGATGCTTTCCTTTGCATTGTGTAAAGCATTTcaaattagaaaaacaaaatcagttcggggtacttttacaaaatattttccatgtgtaaagcatattttacatgtggaaaagttGCATGGCAGAAGATCGTATACAGTTATATATGCAACTACTCATAGGTGTTTCTGTGGACATAGTTTGGGTAGAGTTGCAATGCtcctgtatattttataaaatatcttGTATTATACACATGTATGCAGTACAGGTACACATTTACATCATCTTCAGAACAGGTATaaacctatgttgcctttataaaatagacacttTTTAAGCAATTTAAATAGGCGCCCTGTTATTCAATTACCCCttaaggggagattctatatacagtgcctaaaaaaaaaatctgcgcgGAAATCAGTGCCCAAGCGCATTCTatagcggcgcctagatttaggtgctgtacaaagaa comes from the Microcaecilia unicolor unplaced genomic scaffold, aMicUni1.1, whole genome shotgun sequence genome and includes:
- the LOC115458996 gene encoding LOW QUALITY PROTEIN: ly6/PLAUR domain-containing protein 6B-like (The sequence of the model RefSeq protein was modified relative to this genomic sequence to represent the inferred CDS: deleted 2 bases in 1 codon) — protein: MQTSHRLLIACFLQLIPSSKNWVSARNINFYNVIPQIGPTPFPNSFKCFTCENAVDNYNCNRWAEDKWCPPNTKYCLTVHHFASHGRSRSVTKKCATKEECHPVGCHHYRDSGHTECVSCCEGMICNIEVPTNHTNAVFSVMHARRTSDARRRTISIPMLTALMAGMHLL